A single region of the Demequina sp. genome encodes:
- the map gene encoding type I methionyl aminopeptidase → MITKGVVSPVRPVPNSIARPPYVGQKRADRWQGGDVHDAHTVERIRAAGHVAAQALALVGENVRPGVTTDELDRIGHEYMLEHGAYPSTLGYPGSAGRPPFPKSVCTSVNEVICHGIPDSTVIEDGDVVKVDITAFLDGVHGDNCGTFIAGEGTEESRRLVEVAREATMRGINAAQPGREVNIIGRVIEKFAARNGLESVRDYTGHGVGPAFHTGLVIPHYDAAPYHADVIEVGMVFTVEPMLCMGSQANHEWDDGWTVVTDDGSWVAQFEHTIHITENGPEVLTLP, encoded by the coding sequence ATGATCACCAAGGGTGTCGTCTCGCCGGTCAGGCCGGTGCCGAACTCGATCGCGCGGCCGCCCTACGTTGGCCAGAAGCGCGCGGACCGCTGGCAGGGCGGGGACGTGCACGACGCTCACACCGTTGAGCGGATTCGTGCGGCCGGGCACGTGGCCGCGCAGGCGCTCGCGCTTGTGGGCGAGAACGTGCGTCCGGGCGTCACGACGGACGAGCTGGACCGAATCGGCCACGAGTACATGCTCGAGCATGGGGCGTACCCGTCCACGCTGGGCTATCCCGGTTCCGCCGGCCGCCCGCCCTTCCCCAAGTCCGTGTGCACCTCGGTGAACGAGGTCATCTGCCACGGCATCCCGGATTCCACGGTGATCGAGGACGGCGACGTCGTCAAGGTGGACATCACGGCCTTCCTCGACGGCGTGCACGGCGACAACTGCGGCACCTTCATCGCGGGCGAGGGTACCGAGGAGTCTCGCCGGCTCGTCGAGGTCGCACGCGAGGCGACGATGCGCGGCATCAATGCCGCCCAGCCCGGCCGCGAGGTCAACATCATCGGCCGGGTCATCGAGAAGTTCGCCGCACGCAATGGCCTCGAGTCCGTGCGCGACTACACCGGTCACGGCGTTGGGCCCGCGTTCCACACCGGACTCGTCATCCCGCATTACGATGCCGCGCCGTACCACGCGGACGTCATCGAGGTGGGCATGGTCTTCACCGTCGAGCCCATGCTGTGCATGGGCTCTCAGGCCAACCACGAGTGGGACGACGGCTGGACGGTCGTCACCGACGACGGTTCGTGGGTGGCCCAGTTTGAGCACACGATTCACATCACGGAGAACGGACCGGAGGTTCTGACGCTGCCATGA